In the genome of Streptomyces globosus, one region contains:
- a CDS encoding PP2C family protein-serine/threonine phosphatase, producing MRLSPVILTVVIAGLAYATPPEMAFSRLLPAAPALAAAMWPVLPTVLLGTVCLLLMIGLGFVFPDLGTWWTAAGIIAVTVAAAYGSHARLQRERTLFQVRLVADAAQQVVLSPLPRRFGNVEIESLYLAAAAEASIGGDFYEVVDTPYGVRLLIGDVRGKGLPAVGAAAAIVNAFREAAYGEADLVDVARRLDASSARYNAAFPPDGPMERFATALLAEIPHEGGRIRILNCGHPPPLILNRRELRVLEPDSPSPLLSLAELIGQHYTVDTFDLSPGDLLLLYTDGIAEARSRDGEFFPLAAWMRRQPQTPPRELLAALHGDLLRYSRGRLDDDVAALAVRLGEGRGSG from the coding sequence GTGCGGCTGTCGCCGGTCATCCTGACCGTCGTCATCGCCGGCCTGGCCTACGCCACGCCGCCGGAGATGGCCTTCAGCCGCCTCCTGCCGGCGGCCCCGGCCCTCGCCGCCGCCATGTGGCCGGTCCTGCCCACCGTCCTGCTCGGGACGGTGTGCCTCCTCCTGATGATCGGCCTCGGCTTCGTCTTCCCCGACCTGGGGACGTGGTGGACGGCCGCGGGGATCATCGCGGTCACCGTGGCTGCCGCGTACGGCAGCCACGCCCGGCTTCAGCGGGAGCGCACCCTCTTCCAGGTGCGCCTCGTGGCGGACGCGGCACAGCAGGTGGTGCTGAGCCCCCTGCCGCGCCGCTTCGGGAACGTCGAGATCGAGTCGCTGTACCTGGCGGCCGCAGCGGAGGCCAGCATCGGCGGGGACTTCTACGAGGTGGTGGACACCCCGTACGGGGTCCGGCTGCTGATCGGGGACGTCCGCGGCAAGGGCCTCCCGGCGGTGGGCGCCGCGGCGGCCATCGTCAACGCCTTCCGGGAGGCCGCGTACGGCGAGGCCGATCTGGTCGACGTCGCGCGCAGGCTGGATGCCAGCAGCGCCCGCTACAACGCCGCCTTTCCCCCGGATGGCCCCATGGAGCGCTTCGCCACCGCGCTCCTCGCCGAGATCCCGCACGAGGGGGGACGCATCCGCATCCTCAACTGCGGGCACCCGCCGCCGCTGATCCTGAACCGGAGGGAGCTCCGCGTTCTGGAACCCGACTCGCCGTCGCCGCTGCTCAGCCTGGCGGAGCTGATCGGCCAGCACTACACCGTGGACACCTTCGACCTCTCCCCCGGCGACCTGCTGCTCCTCTACACCGACGGGATCGCCGAGGCCCGCTCCCGCGACGGCGAGTTCTTCCCGCTGGCGGCCTGGATGCGCCGACAGCCGCAGACGCCGCCCCGCGAGCTGCTCGCCGCCCTCCACGGCGACCTGCTGCGCTACAGCCGGGGCCGCCTCGACGACGACGTCGCCGCCCTCGCCGTCCGGCTGGGCGAGGGCCGGGGCTCCGGGTAG